The Vanessa atalanta chromosome 2, ilVanAtal1.2, whole genome shotgun sequence DNA window gcatgtgcagtgggaaatttaatattaatacaaaatttatttacatacaaaactaGACTTTCacagaaaatttattgaaaccatattattataatgatatttctaCCATCTTTTACCATCTAGATTTAGAGACAGGCGTAGAAGGGTTGTAGCGGTTACCAGTTTTAAGTAAAATGCGATTCTTCTCATATTAAGCATTTGACTATAAATATGATAAGGCAGATAAAAACGAACAGATTTTAAGAGTCAGTATTTTAAGTTtagtaagtagtcaccatcATCTACGACTGAAGCCGTAAAAACTATCAACCTTCGGATGTTACGTCCTCTGTACCTGTAGTGACATTACGTCCTCTGTACCTGTAGTGACATTGACTCACTTGTATTGTTTTTTGGTGGGAGAATATTTggtgagtgagtggtacctttCCAGAGAAATgtacacaaagtcctaccaacaAGTAACTAAAATTGTAGGAACCGAGATATTTGTCCAATTGTTTACTTATTCTAGGTTATCCAGGATAAAATTCTAGCAACGCTGACGATCACACCTATCGCTTTAGCAGTACAGTGGTACAGTCAgcgtcatatataaattaacaatacgATTAAGAACAGAATTGTATAGGCGATCAGTAATATTCATATCACAAAGTCgtctataattttaagttattttttattactaatgtatattttcttaacaatattCAGGAGCTTCATCTAAtgttaatatgaattaataatttcttagatCTTTTTTGTtagtatactaaaaaaaaacatctcattAACCAAGCTATCATATTCCGTCAACGTGGTtagtaaatagaatatttaaatatttatttcataaatatgtatataaaacagttatttgtattaaacagGTACTTCGCTCTAAGTTCCGTAAATCCACACCGTAACCCACTAACAAAATAACCTAACAAGCAGACGTATACGAGAACTTATCTCATTAGCCATTATATACATCTGCATAATATTAACGATACCCCCCTCCCCCCTTTCACCTGACCCCGCGGCCCAAATCGCCGGCACACATTCCCAAATCAACCGGATTGTAACCTACatattttggaaaataatttcattcgaATTTCAACCTTAAAGCTATGTCGCTAAAActtaattgtcaaataaaacgTGACAGAGCAAAATATCGCATAGTTGTTCATATTTAAAGTCGAAAGTGGAGTAAATCTGTACACCTCAATGAATTTAAACGGTAAGCTCGATGCGCTAAGTCagctttgaatatttttgagaCTTCAGTTGTCATTCAAATTGAAACTTAACTCGTACAATAATAAAGTACAAATTTTAACgctaactatttattttttatttttttctcggTGCACAGAATTTTAAGCCGTAACTTTAAGTAGACAAAGCgtaaaatcgattaaatatttttcgctCGAGTATGTCACGCTGATCTTTGCATACAGGCGCCGTgtgacttttttaaaaatatttctatttgtatTCTCCGCACTAGTCGAAGACTGCGGCTTGACACACTTGTTAACTTTTACTATctttctgttatttttattttgttaattgctTACACTTTACGGTAGTCAGTCGCTATGAATGACTATATACATACTAGCTGTGCATGTGGATTTATCCGCAGTTGTAACTGTACGTCTTATTGTtactgaaatgaaataaaatattattcctgTATAATCGGTCCAACATACTTTAAGGTCCAcgctaaaatactttttattgttgtaataaaacatccctccttataatatatatatatatagtatgtggttgttttcaataattcttatacttaaatacctattttactataattaattttaatataattacctataaattttactataacaaCATTGGACTTCCATATTATACTACCATCTACTGTTTTAACCCAAAGAGGGGTTGATTTCTAAAGATACATTGTTAGTACACCTCCACACCATCTACagagcatacattttaaattgaggTCTCTCACTTCAAATACaagactttcatacaaacttccaacccccgttttatACACTAGGGACGGAGTTTCGTAAAAAccattcttagcggatgtctacactctATAAGAAACCTACctgcaaaatttcaagtttcaAGGTGTTTCAGTTTCTTAGATTTCGTGAACAATCAgtaagtggtatttcgctttaatatagatattatatatttataataagtatatagatAACACTATTCCagataactacttatatccactttactttgacttccaaagttccaataATAGCTTTGAAAACGGtacaaaaaaaagatttttgcaaatccatattgattattttaggtctcgaccaatgatatttcTTTGATATTTGGGCTCGGGGGTAAAACGGgtgttggaagtttgtgttcaTAAATTTCGCgtgagtaaagccgcaggttcagctagtattatatatgttaatcaaGCTCTGTTAGTAGTGTAGTAGTAAGTAGTTAGTAACAAATTGCATGGAATACCTAAATGTTAATCTAGGTTTgtttaggttaggtaggtttgTTTACCTTCATTCCTTTTTCAATTGTAATAGAATCTACAATGTATGGACGAGTCTCGACGTAGTGCCTAAGTTTGCACCATATGTAATACTAacagttataaaatacattttagtataaaatgatttaaaaagattgaatatttttttttacacattacaCTACTTGTATATCAAATTCGTTATTCTTAACTGTTATACAAAACATTTCCGGTGAATTCGAAATATTCTAGGAATCAACGCAGATATTAGACAACCGAGATGCAAGCGGAAAATTATTCAAACATGGAAACGAAGGAGGCAACTATGTATTAAGTGTGCCGTGGATTAAAGTCTTTATAGTTGTTTCGTCTCGACCAGGATTACAAGCGAGGCAGAACTAATCAAAACGCCTCTTGGTATTGAGGTTATAATCAGCTCGCTCGGAACATTAATAGACCCTACATTTTAAGGTTACAGCTTCATATagatattgattttattcataattatatatagctgATGTTTAATACATTAATGTATTTCCATTTACTATAACCCTGACAAATGTAGTAGATACCCAGGTCTTTACCAGTGTGATTTTTGTGAATGTGTGCGGTAGTTGTCACATGCAATAAATcacaaatttattgatttattaaatcatttattcttatttttttgtcttcttGTTAAAggtatacttttatttcaagtattatttttaaaatgagtcgtatttttcttatagaaaattttgtataaacacATTAGAATTTCaacgattatataaaatagagcTCTTTGTTGCGAAAGGTCGCGGTATTTGCGGGTGCGAATAAATTGTCACGTAGTTtccttgtgtttttttattatatgagaaGGCGGaggaagagccgagatgggccagtggttaaaacgcgtgcatcttaattgatgatagcgggttcaaacccaggcaagcaccaagcTACCAGTTCAAgcgaaaaaaattattaagccCATGAAGTCCCACATAAGCCACACATAATACGTTGTTACGCATTATGTGGGGCTCGCCGGCACTAAACGTCCACTAAAAAACTAGAGGTACCTACTCAGTCTTTACGGGGAACGTCACGGGACCGCTTGCGCATTTACCGTGACGTCCGAATGGTAGGTCCACCTCTGCGGGCCTCAAATTCGTAGGGTAATCTCAGGGTACAGAGACCCCCTAGCACCGGCGACACTTATGGCGGGGAAGGTGTCCATAGGAAAGACGCCttctccccggtcttcttcgacGAAGCGGGTCAGCTGCACAGTTCTcacgctcccgctccgcggcctCCTTCTGTGACATGACGTTTTCACAGAACGAGACCGTCTCCTTCCAGCACCTCTCGCTGTCGATCATAGCCTTTAccacgctcggcagcgagaggtttCCGCCTAAAATAGCCGCCAGCGAATGACGTCCATGCGGagagagaggagaccttagcccagcagtggaaaatttacaagctgttgcTGCTGTAgccggacgggcaaatgggccacctgattgtaagtgatcatcaccgcccattgacattggcactgtatggagattaactattccttacatcgccaatgcatcaccaacatTGAGCACTAAGGTTATCCCGCTATTAATCTCCTTTGGAGTTATATTGACTTTTGAACTCTTCAAAACCAgaatacaaaacaaatcaagtattgctgtttggcgttacaATATATTTGCACTATATCTAACTTGACGATTCCAATCACAGGAgtaactttgacattgaatcgACATGACATCTGTGGTCGAACCCCTTAAATAATCTGTGGTTtgttattcattatggatttgtgaGAAAATTCTGTTTTCAATGTCGAGTTATTggaactttggaaataaaatcaaagcgaATATAAGTAGTTCAGAGGAATagtgtcgtattataaataaatatttattaatcaagaacgGTTCGTactgcataatatagtagagctaTTGGAAACTCGTATGGAATACCTATCTGaatgtaaggtttgtttatatatagtccttcgattggaataggtctttagaaataatttacaagttatacttggtagtagggctttgtgcaagcccgtctgggtagataccacccactcatcagatattctaccgccaaataacagtactgtgtattgttgtgttccggttagaagggtgagtgagccagtgtaatcaaagacacaagggacataacatcttagttcccaaggttggtggcgcataggtgatgtaaggaatggttaatatttcttacagcgcctttgtctatgggcggtggtgaccaccatcaggtggccccatatgggccaccttatggtggTCGTCtgccaactaatgccataaaaaaatcaagAGGTGAGATAACGATTGATTAGAACCAGTGAATTATAACTGTTGTCCAAACTAAGGCATCAGTAATTATGCCTAATTTGTGTTAGTATGATGTGTTTCCGGCTGTGAAGGAAGACATCATGAggcaacctgcatgtgtcgaatgtGTGCTAACCCCAAAaggttacatttataatttgaaataaaactcacttaattattattagatcttTATTGGACCCAAAAATACACCAACACCCAGATATGTCAactgatataattaaaacgaaacgaaatcttcataaattaatcaacaaaataataaaaacgtaacttcctaattatcaaacatatttgctattaaaaatattgtctcaaatatttaaaaatgattttttaacgtATAAATACTTTTCAACATGATACACTGTTCATTGAAAAtactccttttttttaaatttatttgttcataAATGAATCTATGCGgacagaaatattttatgagaaaaaaaaatgataagtttatctaaataatgaaaaaaaaatctgttatcgaaatttaaaaatcttgataataaataaaatattaacgacctatttttaattcgattaacaaagatttttttaatgtcgtatttgaagtttgttttaaaatttaattttatgctcGATTACAgatttcataaacattttagTGACCAATTATTTACGATTGAACGCTAAAATGTATTCGCGTTTacgtaatttcatttattaaaacgtcCGCCAAAGTCAGATGACTGAATTAAATTGATTCAttgaacaaaaatacaaaatatcgtTTGGAAGTTTCAAAAAGTTTTGTCTAGATTTAAAACCGTTACTCAATACGATTCAAgtaacgaaaaaataataaattgataatataataactttgtgCCGTACAAAGCAATCGGATGtacaatactaatataatcatataaaatacctTCAATGACATCGGGACTTCGATCGTCGttcactaatataataatatcgtcaatattaatttaagaaaaacaaaattacaatacacGAGTATCgccacatataaaaaaaagaaaaaaaaaacatgatcgTTATGACATAACCACTAGCGCCATCTATGAGCCGATTCGATTAACAAATGGCACTCGACAATtcctattaaaaaatcaaacgtgataattttcataatatgcattatacaaaatatagaatataattcgGTGCTCGCTCACAGCATAAGTTTCTTCTCCAACGCCTCCCAGATAGGATCGAGTGGCGCCTCGCACGCGGCGAGGGGCGCGGGGGCGGCGCGCGGGgggcgcgcggcgggcgcggcgcggcgccggCCCGACGCGAGCCGCACGCTGCGCAGCATCGCCGCCGACTTCATGCGCTCTGCGTACGAACAGaacagcgttgcagaactatcgatagttgatcgaaaactattcaggatatcgatagcactatcgatagtatcgttttgatcaatactatcgatagtatcgatagctctctgtaagcaatactattggtagcagcgatactattgatactatagtatcgatagttttggactatcgatagtttaaattaaaactaatgggatttgcaatactatcgatagtattgctcattggggctatcgatactatcaatagactatcaatactatcgctaacaccttaactatcgatagtttataCGCCACCAAGCTTGAGTACTAGGAGGTTAGGTTCCTTCTCAAAATCTCAAAATTCTcaaaatcggaacacaacaataccaaatattgctgtttgtttgtagaatatattatgatgttaGGGTAGTACCTACCTTCACGGCCTCACACTACGCCCTgcatgtaaatatacataatatcaacTTAAGAACATTTTACATATTgttgtttcattaaattataaaacaaatttcagaAGGAACGCAGTGAACGTTCGTGAAGCAACCAAagtgaatacaaaatcaaaagcgtAGTATGtgtagaaaatacaaaaaatttagCATTGCAATATCGCAAGTATTGTTATGGTAAAATAACTGGACCTTACTTGGGTGTatcaacgaaaatattttttatatttacttactatacttaatataatataataaaataatattcattaatagttCTGGACCTTTCTTGACGGTAGTGGTGCTTGAGATGTGCTCAACAGCCGCTCTAGTTTAGCTATATtacactagatggcgttactgCGCCATTAAATACGAATTTTTCTATGATATGTATTTGCTTagcatttattcaaattttgacAGATAGAACTAGCAAAGTAACATTTTGATTATCGATTCTAATGATCGATTCGGATAATGGCGCTAATTGATATGTAAATGTACTAGATATGTAAGAAACGAACCTGTGTCCAAACTCTCGTTCAAATTACTGCTAAACAAAACATGATgctttaaaattcattaattttacctaaatacctcataattattatgttaaattagattttcctcaaatacatatttattgaaaataaaccgGTCAATATTTACTCGGGTGTTTCGATTTTCATCAATATTACGCAGTCAATTAGCGATTTTACCGCCAGCAGTACTCGGTACCGTGGCGGCGCGCTCACCGTCGGCGGTGGCGAGCGGGCAGTACTTGAGCGTGTGCGCGTGGTCGCCGCGCGCGCCGCAGCGCCGGCAGCGGTAGGCGCGCAGCACGGGGCACGCCACGCGGCCGCGCACGCGCAGGCGGTGCGAGCGGTAGTACGACTCGCGCTCGCCGTTGTTCTTGCAGAAGCGACACTCCATTTCCTGGggaatgagccgagatggcccagtggttagaacgcgtgcatcttaaccgatgatttcgggttcaaacccaggcaggcaccactgaaatttcatgtgcttaatttgtgtttataattcatctcgtgctcggcggtgaaggaaaacatcgtgaggaaacctgcatgtgactaatttcaacgaaattcagccacatgtgtattccgccaacccgcattggaacagcgtggtggaatatgctccaaaccttctcctcaaagggagaggaggcctttatcccagcagtgagacatttacgggctgctaatgctaatgaggACGTTGATTACTCGGAGATCTTACTGGTTTGACgtttccaaaaataataaacagaaatcttgcaactgaatCGAGACCGGTTCCAGACAATCGATAGAGCTGATTTTGTACAATTCAGATGCTTTTACAGGCTACAGTTTAGTATCTATATTTAATGTTGTCATTGTCAgatgtcatatatttaatatattttatttgagtattGAATACGCCATACCTCGACTTGCTTACTAGGCGCCGCAAGCTGCAAGCGATTCTGTTCGAGCTCTTTCAGCAGCGAGTACAACACGGAGTTGGGAAGTGAACTCAGTACCCGCAGCTGTTGCTCGCTGATCACATGTGACTCCAATACTGGCAACGGTTCTGGTGTCGATGAAACtggataatattaaatgatgaaatcattttatcattagtttatattatttttatttgagaataATAAAGTTTCTTTTGATTACACATCAATAGTTATATTATCGACCACAAGAGGTTTGAAATTATGGATTGCGTTCAACCCGAGGCATATCAGTAAAACATCTGCTTCAGGATGCTTCTGTGAATTTGTTGACAGAAATTGATTCTCTGACACACGATTCTCGGAACTCCCGGATGTGCAGCTGTTTGAACTAGACACATAACTAACGAAACAACATTGAAACAcacaatataacattaaaattcaataccTTCAGCAGGAGTCACAGATAACATAATCTCAGCAGCGCTTCGTTTGATCTCCGCTGGTTGCTGCAGACATACAGACGGGGATGCCTCAGGAGCAGGCCACGACTTCTGACGAAGGTATGCGTTTGATGGACCCATACCGCCAAGCGCTGAATAATCATCAATCAGGTAAAATATCGtaacactatttattttaaaagcggTGGAACATTAGGATCTTAGCAATTCACTTACCTCTGCTATTAAAATTGATCAACGTTTCATCCTCGGGGTCGTAGGGGGAGTCGGATCCGTTTTGCCTGAATTCTTGCATTATAGCATCGATAGAGAAGCCTGGTGACAACACTGAAATTTAGGAACTTGTTTGTCGGAATGTAGTCaatcaaaactcaaactcaaactcaaattcctttattcaatatagaagtattacactttcttattgattgtcaagttaaacactaccaccggttcggaaaaagaaaacaccctgacctgagaagaaccggcgaaagaaactcagcgggacttttttttttttacgtcaaattaattatatacataattatatatgagtagaaacagccaggaggcgatcgtttcattcccaaggtgtgctatcaaacataaactcactaattgtatagtaacctttcgcacacaagcgttccttaacaatttttttaaatttcgcaacagaagcattttgaacgctttctgggatcctgttgtagaagcgtatacattgccccacaaaagagttactgactctatgcagtcgagtaacaggagtaacaagattgtgtt harbors:
- the LOC125073459 gene encoding uncharacterized protein LOC125073459 isoform X2; its protein translation is MGLNNFSDYGSGSSSESFTPWGSHDTWSEFQSLLQEPDNTRRPRSSSFTDSFSIDAIMQEFRQNGSDSPYDPEDETLINFNSRALGGMGPSNAYLRQKSWPAPEASPSVCLQQPAEIKRSAAEIMLSVTPAEVSSTPEPLPVLESHVISEQQLRVLSSLPNSVLYSLLKELEQNRLQLAAPSKQVEEMECRFCKNNGERESYYRSHRLRVRGRVACPVLRAYRCRRCGARGDHAHTLKYCPLATADERMKSAAMLRSVRLASGRRRAAPAARPPRAAPAPLAACEAPLDPIWEALEKKLML
- the LOC125073459 gene encoding uncharacterized protein LOC125073459 isoform X1 — encoded protein: MGLNNFSDYGSGSSSESFTPWGSHDTWSEFQSLLQEPDNTRRPRSSSFTDMLSPGFSIDAIMQEFRQNGSDSPYDPEDETLINFNSRALGGMGPSNAYLRQKSWPAPEASPSVCLQQPAEIKRSAAEIMLSVTPAEVSSTPEPLPVLESHVISEQQLRVLSSLPNSVLYSLLKELEQNRLQLAAPSKQVEEMECRFCKNNGERESYYRSHRLRVRGRVACPVLRAYRCRRCGARGDHAHTLKYCPLATADERMKSAAMLRSVRLASGRRRAAPAARPPRAAPAPLAACEAPLDPIWEALEKKLML